A region of the Bacillota bacterium genome:
CGGGCAGCTGACGCACCGGCTGATCCGGGAGGTCTTCCTGAAGGCCTTCCCCGACCCGGGGCTGGCCGAGCTGACCGACGCCGCCCTCCTGCCGGCGCCGCGCGGGCGGCTGGCCGTCACCACCGACTCCTTCACCGTCCAGCCGGCCTTCTTCCCCGGCGGCGACCTGGGCGAGCT
Encoded here:
- a CDS encoding hydrogenase expression/formation protein HypE (hydrogenase isoenzymes formation protein; involved in the formation of the cyanate group of the large subunit of the hydrogenase; catalyzes the formation of thiocyanate from thiocarbamate), encoding MPREKERILLQHGDGGQLTHRLIREVFLKAFPDPGLAELTDAALLPAPRGRLAVTTDSFTVQPAFFPGGDLGEL